Proteins found in one Neofelis nebulosa isolate mNeoNeb1 chromosome 3, mNeoNeb1.pri, whole genome shotgun sequence genomic segment:
- the WFS1 gene encoding wolframin, which produces MDPGTPSASPSGSQPPPPLQPQARSRLNATASVEQDESGVPRAPGPQVGRGPDVGDTAAPAVARTPSPRSQERADRTGPVKGDVEMPFEEVLDKAKAGDPKAQTEVGKHYLQLASDADEELNNCTAVSWLILAAKQGRREAVKLLRRCLADRKGITFENEQEVRQLSSETDLERAVRKAALVMYWKLNPKKKKQVAVSELLENVGQVNEHDGGAQPGPVPKSLQKQRRVLERLVSSESKSYIALDDFVEITKKYAKGIIPANLFLQDDDDDELVGKSPEDLPLRLKVVKYPLHAIMEIKEYLIDMASRAGMHWLSTIVPTHHINALIFFFIISNLTIDFFALFVPLVVFYLSFVSMVICTLKVFQDSRAWESFRSLTGLLLRFEPNLDVEQAEVNFGWNHLEPYVHFLLSVFFVIFSFPVASKDFIPCSELAVVAVFFTATSYMSLSTSAEPYTRRALVTEVAAGLLSLLPSLPLDWHHLKLLGQTFVTVPLGHLVVLNVSVPCLLYVYLLYLFFRMAQLRNFKGTYCYLVPYLVCFMWCELAVVILLESTGLGLIRASMGYFLFLFALPILVAGLALMGVVQLARWFLSLELTKVAVTVVMCSIPLLFRWWTKANFSVAGVVKSLTRSSIVKLILVWITAIVLFCWFYVYRSEGMKVYNSTLTWQQYGFLCGPRAWKETNMARTQILCSHLEGHRVTWTGRFKYVRVTDIDNSAESAVNVLPVFIGDWMRCLYGEAYPSCSPGTAPTAEEELCRLKLLAKHPCHIKKFDRYKFEITVGMPYSGANGSRSPEEDDVTKDLVLRASGEFKDVLLSLRQGSLIEFSTVLEGRLGSKWPVFELKAIRCLNCMAQLAPARRHVKIERDWRSTVHGAVKFAFDFFFFPFLSAV; this is translated from the exons ATGGACCCCGGCACCCCCTCTGCGAGCCCCTCTGGCTCACAGCCTCCACCACCACTGCAGCCCCAGGCCCGTTCGCGGCTCAATGCCACTGCCTCGGTGGAGCAGGACGAGAGCGGGGTGCCCCGAGCCCCTGGACCCCAAGTGGGACGCGGACCGGATGTAGGAGACACAGCTGCCCCAGCCGTGGCCCGGACCCCGAGCCCTCGGAGCCAAGAACGAGCGGACAGAACAG GGCCCGTGAAGGGCGATGTGGAAATGCCCTTTGAGGAAGTCCTGGACAAGGCCAAGGCGGGGGACCCCAAGGCACAGACGGAG GTGGGGAAACACTACCTGCAGCTCGCCAGCGACGCGGACGAGGAGCTGAACAACTGCACTGCCGTGAGCTGGCTCATCCTGGCCGCGAAGCAGGGCCGGCGTGAGGCGGTGAAGCTTCTCCGCCGGTGCCTGGCGGACCGGAAAG GCATCACTTTTGAGAACGAGCAGGAGGTGAGGCAGCTCTCCTCCGAGACTGACCTGGAGCGGGCCGTGCGCAAGGCGGCCCTGGTCATGTACTGGAAGCTCAACCCCAAGAAGAAGAAGCAGGTGGCTGTGTCAGAGCTGCTGGAGAACGTCGGGCAGGTCAACGAGCACG ATGGAGGGGCACAGCCAGGCCCAGTCCCCAAGTCCCTACAGAAGCAGAGGCGGGTGCTGGAGCGCTTGGTTAGCAGTGAAT CCAAGAGCTACATAGCGCTGGATGACTTCGTGGAGATCACCAAGAAGTATGCCAAGGGCATCATCCCCGCCAACCTGTTCCTGCAGGACGATGATGACGATGAGCTGGTGGGCAAGAGCCCCGAGGACCTGCCCCTGCGTCTGAAG GTGGTCAAGTACCCCTTGCACGCCATCATGGAAATCAAGGAGTACCTGATTGACATGGCATCCCGGGCGGGCATGCACTGGCTGTCCACCATCGTGCCCACCCACCACATCAACGCCCTcatcttcttcttcatcatcagCAACCTGACCATCGACTTCTTCGCCCTCTTCGTCCCCCTGGTCGTCTTCTACCTGTCCTTCGTCTCCATGGTGATCTGCACCCTCAAGGTTTTCCAGGACAGCAGGGCCTGGGAGAGCTTCCGCAGCCTCACGGGCCTGCTCCTGCGCTTCGAGCCCAACCTGGACGTGGAGCAGGCCGAGGTGAACTTCGGCTGGAACCACCTGGAGCCCTACGTCCACTTCCTGCTGTCCGTCTTCTTCGTCATCTTCTCCTTCCCCGTCGCCAGCAAGGACTTCATCCCCTGCTCCGAGCTGGCCGTGGTGGCCGTCTTCTTCACGGCCACCAGCTACATGAGCCTGAGCACCTCGGCCGAGCCCTACACCCGGAGGGCCCTGGTGACGGAGGTGGCCGCTGGcctgctctccctcctgccctccctgcccctcgaCTGGCACCACCTGAAGCTCCTGGGCCAGACCTTCGTCACCGTGCCCCTCGGCCACTTGGTCGTCCTGAACGTCAGCGTCCCCTGCCTTCTCTACGTCTACCTGCTCTATCTCTTCTTCCGCATGGCACAGCTGAGGAACTTCAAGGGCACCTACTGCTACCTGGTGCCCTACCTGGTCTGCTTCATGTGGTGCGAACTCGCTGTGGTCATCCTGCTGGAGTCCACCGGCCTGGGGCTGATCCGCGCGAGCATGGGCTACTTCCTCTTCCTGTTCGCCCTCCCGATCCTGGTGGCCGGCCTGGCGCTCATGGGCGTGGTGCAGCTAGCCCGCTGGTTCCTGTCCCTGGAGCTCACCAAGGTCGCCGTCACCGTGGTGATGTGCAGCATCCCCCTGCTGTTCCGCTGGTGGACCAAGGCCAACTTCTCGGTGGCGGGCGTGGTGAAGTCCCTGACGCGGAGTTCCATCGTCAAGCTCATCCTGGTGTGGATCACGGCCATCGTGCTGTTCTGCTGGTTCTACGTGTACCGGTCGGAGGGCATGAAGGTCTACAACTCCACGCTGACCTGGCAGCAGTACGGCTTCCTGTGCGGGCCGCGGGCCTGGAAGGAGACCAACATGGCCCGCACCCAGATCCTGTGCAGCCACCTGGAGGGCCACAGGGTCACGTGGACGGGCCGCTTCAAGTACGTGCGCGTGACGGACATCGACAACAGCGCCGAGTCGGCCGTCAACGTGCTGCCAGTCTTCATCGGCGACTGGATGCGCTGCCTGTACGGCGAGGCCTACCCGTCCTGCAGCCCCGGCACGGCGCCCACGGCCGAGGAGGAGCTGTGCCGCCTCAAGCTGCTGGCCAAGCACCCCTGCCACATCAAGAAGTTCGACCGCTACAAGTTCGAGATCACGGTGGGCATGCCGTACAGCGGCGCCAACGGCTCGCGCAGCCCGGAGGAGGACGACGTCACCAAGGACCTTGTGCTGCGGGCCAGCGGCGAGTTCAAGGACGTGCTGCTCAGCCTGCGCCAGGGCAGCCTCATCGAGTTCAGCACCGTCCTGGAGGGCCGCCTGGGCAGCAAGTGGCCCGTCTTCGAGCTCAAGGCCATCCGCTGCCTCAACTGCATGGCCCAGCTCGCACCCGCCCGGCGCCACGTGAAGATCGAGCGCGACTGGCGCAGCACCGTGCACGGCGCCGTCAAGTTCGCCTTCGACTTCTTCTTCTTCCCGTTCCTGTCGGCGGTGTGA